The genomic region tcacagtcactagcccattcaaacTTAACATCCtgatcatttatcgccctccaggttcccttggagagttcatcaatgagcttgacgccttgataagttcctttcctgaggatggctcacccctcacagttctggaccatttccggagacctactcccttacctcacctcgctcatcaactcatccttgaccgctggctatgtcccttccgtcttcaagagagcgagagttgcacccctcctcaaaaaacctacactcgatccctccgatgtcaacaactacagaccagtatcccttctttcttttctctccaaaactattgagtgtgCCATCTATAgtcaactctcctgctatctctctcagaatgaccttcttgatccaaaccagtcaggtttcaagactgttcattcaactgagactgctcttctctgtgtcacggaggctctccgcactgctaaagctaactctctctcctctgctcttatccttctagacctatctgctgcctttgatactgtgaaccatcagatcctcctctccaccctctccgagttgggcatctccggcgctgctcactcttggattgcgtcctacctgacaggtcgctcctaccaggtggcatggcgagaatctgtctctgcaccacgtgctctcaccactggtgtcccccagggctcagttctaggccctctcctattctctctatacaccaagtctcttggctctgtcatatcctcacatggtctctcatatcattgctacgcagatgacacacaattcattttctcctttcacccttctgataaccaggtggcgaatcgcatctctgcatgtctggcagacatatcagtgtggatgtcggatcaccacctcaagctgaacctcggcaagacggagctgctcttcctcccgggaaaggactgcccgctccatgatctcgccatcacagttgacaactccattgtgtcctcctcccagagtgcaaagaaccttggtgtgaccctggacaaccccctgtcattctccgctaacatcaaagcggtgacccgatcctgcaggttcatgctctacaacattcgcagagtacgaccctaccttacacagaaagtggcacaggtcctaatccaggcacttgtcatctcctgtctggattactgcaactcactgttggctgggctccctgcctgtgccattaaacccctacaacttatccagaacgctgcagcccgtctggtgttcaaccttcccaagttctctcatgtcaccccgctcttccgcacactccactggcttccggtttaagctcacatctactacaaaaccatggtgcttgcctacagagctgtgaggggaacggcacctccttaccttcaggctctaatCAGACCCtaaacccaaacgagggcactatgttcatccacctctggcctgctagcccccctacctctacggaagcacagttcccgctcagcccattcgctgctctggcaccccaatggtggaaacaagctcccccacgacaccaggacagcggagtcactgaccaccttccggagacacttgaaaccctacctctttaaggaatacctgtaaTAGTCTAACAGtcatccttctacaccccccctcccccagtggtggttgtcccattggctatcctaagttgaatgcaccaatttgtaagtcgctctggataagaacgtctgctaaatgacttaaatgttaactGTAAATAGTTTTAGGTACTCAGCTCAGTGGTCCTGGAATTCTCTCctgaacattttaaaatgttatgaTCTAGTCACGTTGGTGGAGTTTAAACACTTGGTCGATGTAAATATCATAGAAGAGTGTAATTGTCTTCAGGACAGTTTTTTAGTTATGACATTTGTGTTTCTTTAcgtaatatgtaattgttgtactGCATGTGTGTCTACAGTTTTGTTCAATGTTGTGTTAGTGTATGTAAGTTGTTTTGTCTGAAACTTTGTGCCCACTGCTGCTGTTggaccaggtctctcttgaaaaatagattttatctcaatgtataaataaaggtaaaacaattatttacaaaaatcactccagtatccctgcacattgtaaatatggtattggaactgacccgtGTATAGCCTACTTACTTAtcttgttcttcttatttctatttctcctGTGATTTTGTTCTACCTTCTGTTATctttagtactacattgatattgattactgcatggtTGGGTTTAGCGCTatcaagaaaggcatttcaaatcaaatcaaattcaaatcaaattgtatttgtcacatgcgccgaatacaacaggtgtagacctaacagtgaaacgcttacttacacgccctcaaccaacaatgcagttacgTCACATTAAAACGTTTAACTTGAAACTACTGTTTTTCCCCCCATTTTTTTCTCTATCATGGTCACTACAGGAGTTCAGGAGAACTTCAAGTTCTGAGTAATATCAAATAATAATTTTGACTACAAATCCCAAATGAACCATTTTGAGATATCCCCGCCCATTTTTGTATAATATTGAATCGCCCCAATCACCGTATAGATATTCATGATCAACATGGAGTTTTGACCAACCAGAAATCTACCTCAGTGTTTTCTAAGTTTCCGGGAAGAGAGAATAACCGAAATTACCTCCCACATGTGAGCCCCGATCACACCAGGCGAAGCCTGTGTAGTGTAGTAGAGAGGAACCGGCACGAGAGGGAAGTGGGCAACGTAATTTCACCGACGACCGAACTAGAGCGGAAGCTGTAGCGCAGAAACCGGAGTGGCGTTGCCCGAGGCAGGTACGGTATCGTCCTCGTTTTTGTAAATGAAAGGGTTTGGAACCGGTTGACATTTGGAGGTTTTAACGTTTCTTCGAGGAAGAGAGTTGAAACTAGGTCGGGTTGCGACGTTAGACAATGAATAGGGTGGACACTAGGGCCTGGGAAGAGTGCGTAGGCCTAGTTTTTCCGCGCACTTTACTGACACAGAAGCGGTGTAGAGTCTTTCCTCCCGGTCGGTCCACCAGTGTGGTCAGGTCCCTCTCGGACACCCGTTTCTAGGTCAGAGAGGTAGCCACACAACTGTCACCCTGGCAACCTAAAATCCGGTCATTGGACCTTTATGAAGTTAGCTAAATCTATCGTTTGTGTTCGTGGCCGatgcaacgttagctagctgatgTTCTTCTCTTTCAGGTGCTGAAGCAATTACAGCAGGAAAGATGGCGGACGACCCAAACGCAGCGGACAGGAACGTGGAGATATGGAaaatcaagaagttgattaaaagTTTGGAAGCTGCCCGTGGGTAAGTGTTTGAAATGGGCACAAGATACAGGACGTCTCACTGGGTGTCGGAGGGGTGGTGGGAGACGGAGATATGCAGACATGAATGGACAGCTGGATGAGCGAGGCCGAATTTTGGGAGTGGtcctagctagccagttagcgtGCTATTAACACAGTCAACATTGTAAATAACGTTAGTTCCTACCAATATTCGATTTTGATCGTATAATTAGTATGATGCCATTCATGTTATTTGTAGCTAGCTCTGTTACTTGTTATGTGTGTTGATGTCCgggttagttagctagttagctacatgtTGTTAGCTGAAAATGCCGGCTTCTGTGGATGAGGTCTTTAAAACAGTGGGGTTGTTTGTATATCACACTGACGCCTAGGTGCTTGTAGTAACGCGGGTTTACAGTATACACTAGTGTTGTTTTCAATTGTATTGGGTTGCACAAAAACAGTCCGTGGGAAGCCAGAAGTTACGTGCAATTCAATTTCAACTTAGCTACTAACTTACTGTGGCAGTGGGCAGGACGGTTGGTCGTTATGACGGGGGGAGTTTGAGACAAAATCGTATTATTAAACAGACTTTCCAAACGTGGGTCTGTTGTAGACCCACTTCCTCTGCTTACATCATGTCAAAAATAAGTCCCCCACAAGCTATTTCTTTTTTGGCCACATATGGTGCCGCTGGCACAGTAAGTTGAAATGCAATTGTATTTAACTTAGCTTCCCATGGACTGTTTTCTTTGTGCAACCCAGTACAATTGCCGCGTTGCTAAAAGCACCTAGCTGACACCAGTATGTTCCCATATGCTGCGATAGATAAAGCAGTTGATAGCTATGTTGGCTTGCTTTCAAGATACAGCATTGAACATGTCTTGTATTTGGGAGTGGAAGGCTTAAAGCTACAGTATGTTTGAGTAGCAAGCAGCAGGCACTCAACTGCCATTTCCTATTCCTTTGGTGACAATGTGTGTAGTTAGCTAGCGGTCATCCATATTCATTTAGATAAGTAGTTCACAGAGCTAGTTCCGTGGCTTACTCGGCAGTGTGATTAGGCAAATGGGACCGCTTTGCCCCCGAAGTGTTCTTGTTGTCCACTGGCACAGAATCCTCTGCTACATACACATACGGTTGACAATTTGGCCTTTATTCACAAACCAGCTACCTGTGGGTATACAGCATCAACGTGTATGGCTCGCCAGTTtgcctttgactggtagtgaatGTGGCTCAGTGGGAGTTTAGCACAGTCCTTGGTGTCAAGGACATAACTTGTTGTTCTGTATGGGAACTGTGTGCCCCCTCCCCTTTCAGACAGTGGAATCTAGGAAGGTAGTGTTTGGTGACCAGTGGCGTCAACTGTTATAAAGTTGAGGTGTGTGTTACACAAGGGTAGATATGGGTCAGGTAATATTAGAGAATGATTGGAGGGGCTGATGGGTGGAAGATTTGTTTTGATTGTGGAAGCATATTCATTCCTTTCAGAGATTGATATGACTAAGACAGTGTTATTTACACAACCGTGAATATGTGTGTTTATGTaactatctgtccctctctcctcagtaATGGAACCAGTATGATCTCGCTGATCATTCCCCCTAAGGACCAGATCTCCAGAGTGGCCAAGATGTTGGCTGATGAGTTTGGGACAGCCTCCAACATCAAGAGCAGGGTCAACAGGCTCTCTGTGCTCGGGGCCATTACCTCTGTACAGCAGAGACTAAAGCTATACAACAAGGGTGAGTGATTGGTGTGCAAATGGAACTAAGTGTGTCGTCGTCTGTCTGTACTAGGAGCCTTGACCTCCTCATAGTGGACTCCAAAGCTACAGCAGGGATGTCTCTTTTTCTTGTTAGTTGTGGATATTTCTTAAGGGTCACTGGGTCTTGCCTGTGTTGACTGGTaagtcctgtctctctcctgtagTGCCCCCTAACGGCCTGGTGGTGTACTGTGGGACCATTGTGACAGACGAGGGCAAAGAGAAGAAAGTCAACATAGACTTTGAGCCTTTTAAACCCATCAACACCTCCCTGTACCTCTGTGACAACAAGTTCCACACTGAGGTAGGAGCTCTACATATGTacattgccttcggaaagtattcagagcccttgactttttccacattttgttacgttacagccttattctaaaattgattaaatagtttttttctctcatcaatctacacaaaataacgcataatgacaaagcaaaaacaggtgtttataattttttgctaattaataaaataaactgatgacatttacataagtattcagaccctttactcaatactttgttgaagcacctttggcagcgattacagcttagtcttcttgggtatacatttacatttacattttagtcatttagcagacgctcttatccagagcgacttacaggagcaattagggttaagtgccttgcttaagggcacatcgacagatttttcacctagtcggctcggggattagaaccagcgacctttcggttactggcacaacgctcttacccactaagctacctgccgccctacaagcttgacacacctgttcttctctgcagatgctctcaatctctgtcaggttggatgaggagcatcgctgcacagctactttcaggtctctccagaaatgttagattgggttcaagtccgggctctggctgggccactcaaggacattcagagacttgtcgaagccactcctgcgttgtctttgctgtgtgcttaggttcgttgtcctgttggaaggtgaaccttcgccccagtctgaggtcctgagcgctctggagcaggttttcatcaaggatctctctgtactttgctccgttcatctttccctcgatcctgactagtctcccagtccctgccactgaaaaacatcccacagcacgatgctgccaccaccatgcttcaccgtagggatggtgccaggtttactccagacgtgacgcttggcattcaggccaaagagttcaatcttggtttcatcagaccagagaatcttgtttctcatggtctgagagcctttaggtgccttttggcaaactccaagtgggctgtcgtgtgccttttactgaagagtggcttcagtaaagccataaaggcctgattggtggagtgctgcagaggtggttgtccttctggaaggttctccaatctccacagaggaactctggagctctgtcagtgactattgggttcttggtcacctccctgaccaaggcccttctcccccgattgctcagtttggccgggcggccagctctaggcagagtcttggtggttccaaacttcttccatttaagaatgatggaggccactgtgttcttggggaccttaaatgctgaaGAAAtgcccagatctatgcctcgacacaatcttgtctcggagctctacgaacagttccttcgacctcatggcttggtttttgctctgacatgcactgtcaactgtgggaccttatatagacaggtgtgtgtcttttcaaaatcatgtccaatcaattgaatttaccacaggtggactccaatcaagttgtagaaacatctcaaggatgatcaatggaaacaggatgcacctgagctcatgttcgagtctcatagcaaagggtctgaatacttatgtaaattattgatttctgtttttattttattataaatttgcaaaaatgtctaacaccctgttttcgctttgtaattatggggtattgtctgtagattgctgaggataaaaaaaacatctgttttagaataaggctgtaatgtaacaaaatgtggaaaaattcaaggggtctgaataatttccgaaggcactgtatgtctccgCTATGTGGGTGTTCAATGTCAATCAAATTGTAATGAAAttgctgtctgtctttctttctccctctctactctctccctcctccctctctccaggcgTTGACGGCCCTGCTGTCTGATGACAGTAAGTTTGGTTTCATAGTGATAGATGGTAGCGGGGCTCTCTTTGGGACACTCCAGGGGAACACCAGAGAGGTGCTGCACAAGTTCACCGTGGACCTGCCCAAAAAACACGGTACGCTCCGCTCATTACGCACACACAGACGGACATAAGAACAAGAACATTCAAgattttaaataaaaacaattgatCAAAAAAAGGAAATGTATATTATCCCCCATCACTTCTTTTTTTATCCATCTAATCTTCTCGCTCTCTCAGGCAGAGGAGGTCAGTCTGCTCTGCGGTTTGCCCGTCTGAGGATGGAGAAGAGACACAACTATGTAAGGAAGGTGGCTGAGACAGCTGTCCAGCTCTATGTGTCCAACGACAAGGTCAACGTGGCCGGAATGGTCCTAGCAGGTTCTGCCGACTTCAAGACTGAGCTCAGCCAGTCCGACATGTTTGaccctgtaagtgtgtgtgtatttgagatTAACCATGGTTGATGCTGCACCAATCCTTACTGTGATCAGTTAATCCTTTATCGGACTGACGCTTTTGGTGTAATTCCTCTCATGGATTTACTCATTCTTAGTGACAATGCATAGCACTGCACACTAACccctggtttgtgtgtgtgcgcagagGTTACAGGCGAAGATTCTGAAGCTGGTGGACATCTC from Coregonus clupeaformis isolate EN_2021a chromosome 3, ASM2061545v1, whole genome shotgun sequence harbors:
- the LOC121543606 gene encoding eukaryotic peptide chain release factor subunit 1, coding for MADDPNAADRNVEIWKIKKLIKSLEAARGNGTSMISLIIPPKDQISRVAKMLADEFGTASNIKSRVNRLSVLGAITSVQQRLKLYNKVPPNGLVVYCGTIVTDEGKEKKVNIDFEPFKPINTSLYLCDNKFHTEALTALLSDDSKFGFIVIDGSGALFGTLQGNTREVLHKFTVDLPKKHGRGGQSALRFARLRMEKRHNYVRKVAETAVQLYVSNDKVNVAGMVLAGSADFKTELSQSDMFDPRLQAKILKLVDISYGGENGFNQAIELSAEVLSNVKFIQEKKLIGRYFDEISQDTGKYCFGVEDTLKALEMGAVEILIVYENLDTMRYILRLHGAESIGTENDEKTLYLTPEQEKDKSHFTDKETGQDHELIESMPLLEWFANNYKKFGATLEIVTDKSQEGSQFVKGFGGIGGCLRYRVDFQAIDYQAEDDEFFDLDDY